In Halichondria panicea chromosome 17, odHalPani1.1, whole genome shotgun sequence, a single window of DNA contains:
- the LOC135351127 gene encoding uncharacterized protein LOC135351127: MAKSGGIVMKTLVLRLHKVDPSSHNYKPSDIEPSNGSETELEEQEDCARTQPYAKRRGQCARTHPAIALPPAKRRKSDPTENETNSPANPVTMIEALMSCSHPPSKTTPPLAPASSEALQVDKTGMQQTNVRLKQLIKHGRHRFQKYRISRVSRETGAVSRPVQRPTISNCKSRSHLMYAARCLPSTRPKPSDPQKKRVTKPLMVRIRLSQLVKPCSVSVRTVGTYRTSSTQTDAVFVGDKEEARELIRSEVKESLGTVAKALAYTQRQVGKLMEEKERLEVLLYEKTALILGNSAHSTSSRERVWVSCARARPFMGGLKLSNKRYQKTVQNKATENTRKKLPIEPSIKASKKPPKEPINNVSKELPKELIRYDTPDLRAEEILSDKSTADSECSNLSEGSVVRCHDVQAAAASCEESSISEHREFPEIVFDLNLPVISQARENRSENDEIVRKEMKQFVQYLQSLYTCLKQLSSSQPNHSPVTTQIANAIKKQLQIFTKSLKGDNLDGLTLRSTISLVESAIQGFISTGNGANKLANGSNQLFSSALINQVMQLPKISTTSTAVPSSTAVPPSTAVPPSTAVPPSTAVPPYTHTSVPPSTAVPPSTRISVPPSTAVPPSTHTSVPPSTQSMKMVTGQPGTPVSRGSLSFMPITRREQSTSQQSVQFPPTVSRITILRPPPLTYNPATILRPPFLTIKPATNVRPPITSKPVRRPVTACPPPPLTSKPTSETEIVHPLTFKEHSRLISVSPPPLTNKPVHRPVTARPLHVPPTRRKKPPLSPEAQASMMANYKVHRNLIPKKQNSFRVSSAVGAESQSNVRSLPIILSQPTNPPRKSTLATEPPRQSDDRNPPWSSVLATEPPRQSGDRGLLIPTPPVIQSTNPPWSSVLATELPRQSDDRGLLIPTPPEIQPISPPQKSSFSATEPPLTPTPPVVQPTNPPENSVSPPCPSGDRGLSLVPTPPVAQPTNSPPNSNNLTIGLLTKLRDSITSADIHLKKSLNDKIEQLLHKT; this comes from the exons ATGGCTAAGAGTGGAGGGATTGTCATGAAGACACTTGTATTGAGACTGCATAAAGTGGACCCCTCTTCACACAATTACAAGCCATCAGATATTGAACCATCTAATGGATCGGAAACTGAACTAGAGGAACAAGAGGATTGTGCTCGTACCCAACCGTATGCAAAGAGACGAGGGCAGTGCGCACGAACGCATCCAGCGATAGCACTTCCTCCTGCAAAAAGACGCAAATCAGATCCCACAGAAAATGAAACCAACTCTCCAGCCAATCCAGTCACAATGATAGAGGCGTTAATGTCATGCTCTCACCCTCCATCcaaaaccacaccccctttaGCACCAGCGAGCTCAGAAGCACTCCAAGTGGATAAGACGGGTATGCAGCAAACCAACGTGCGATTGAAACAGTTAATAAAGCATGGAAGGCACAGATTTCAGAAGTACAGGATCTCCCGAGTATCCAGGGAAACCGGGGCTGTAAGCAGACCAGTGCAGCGACCCACCATAAGCAATTGCAAATCAAG GAGCCATCTGATGTATGCTGCCCGCTGCTTACCCTCCACGCGTCCCAAACCTAGTGACCCGCAGAAGAAGAGAGTGACAAAACCTCTAATGGTGCGTATACGTTTGTCCCAACTAGTGAAGCCGTGCTCTGTGAGTGTGCGCACTGTGGGGACATATCGGACAAGCAGCACACAAACTGACGCTGTGTTTGTGGGGGACAAAGAG GAGGCCAGGGAGTTGATACGGTCCGAGGTGAAGGAATCACTGGGAACAGTGGCTAAGGCCTTGGCCTACACACAGAGACAGGTGGGGAAACTGATGGAGGAGAAAGAACGACTAGAAGTTCTGCTATACGAGAAAACTGCACTTATTCTG GGTAactccgcccactccaccAGTTCGAGGgagcgtgtgtgggtgtcGTGTGCTCGTGCCCGGCCATTCATGGGGGGGCTAAAGCTATCGAACAAACGTTACCAAAAAACGGTCCAAAATAAAGCTACCGAAAATACCAGAAAAAAACTTCCCATTGAGCCAAGTATCAAAGCCAGCAAGAAACCCCCCAAGGAACCGATTAATAATGTCAGCAAAGAACTTCCCAAGGAGCTGATTCGTTATGATACTCCTGATCTCCGGGCAGAGGAAATTTTATCTGATAAATCGACCGCTGATAGTGAGTGCTCTAATCTCAGTGAAGGTTCGGTGGTTCGTTGCCATGACGTCCAGGCGGCCGCTGCATCCTGTGAAGAGTCCTCAATCTCAGAACATCGTGAATTCCCAGAAATAGTATTTGATTTGAATTTGCCCGTTATCTCACAAGCCCGAGAAAATCGATCTGAAAATGATGAAATTGTGAGAAAAGAAATGAAACAGTTTGTGCAATATCTGCAGAGCCTCTACACTTGCCTCAAACAGTTGTCATCCTCACAACCTAACCACAGTCCCGTTACTACGCAGATAGCCAATGCAATCAAGAAGCAGTTACAGATCTTCACCAAATCTTTAAAGGGTGATAATTTGGACGGACTGACACTACGCTCAACTATCTCTTTAGTTGAGAGTGCCATCCAAGGATTCATAAGTACAGGCAACGGAGCGAATAAGTTAGCCAACGGAAGTAACCAACTGTTCTCATCTGCCTTAATCAATCAAGTTATGCAGCTTCCCAAAATATCCACCACCTCTACTGCCGTGCCCTCCTCTACTGCCGTGCCCCCCTCTACTGCCGTGCCACCCTCTACTGCCGTGCCCCCCTCTACTGCCGTGCCCCCCTATACCCATACATCTGTGCCCCCCTCTACTGCCGTGCCCCCCTCTACCCGTATATCTGTGCCCCCCTCTACTGCCGTGCCCCCCTCTACCCATACATCTGTGCCCCCCTCTACTCAGTCAATGAAGATGGTAACTGGACAGCCAGGGACCCCAGTCAGCCGTGGTTCATTGTCTTTTATGCCTATCACTCGAAGAGAGCAAAGTACTAGTCAGCAATCTGTTCAATTTCCCCCCACCGTGAGCAGGATCACAATTCTACGCCCCCCACCCCTCACCTACAATCCTGCCACAATTCTACGCCCACCATTTCTCACTATCAAGCCTGCCACAAATGTACGCCCACCCATCACTAGCAAGCCTGTACGTCGACCTGTCACTGCAtgcccaccaccaccactcacTAGCAAGCCTACTTCGGAGACTGAAATTGTACATCCGCTCACTTTCAAGGAACATTCTCGGCTCATAAGTGTATCCCCACCACCCCTCACTAACAAGCCTGTACATCGACCAGTCACTGCACGCCCACTCCACGTCCCTCCTACTCGCAGGAAGAAGCCTCCTCTGAGTCCAGAGGCTCAAGCATCAATGATGGCCAACTACAAAGTTCATCGAAATTTAATCCCTAAAAAACAAAATTCTTTTCGAGTATCGTCTGCCGTTGGGGCTGAGTCCCAGTCTAATGTAAGGAGCTTACCCATCATCCTGTCCCAACCAACCAACCCCCCACGGAAGAGTACTTTGGCGACAGAGCCCCCCCGCCAGTCTGATGACAGGAATCCCCCATGGAGCAGTGTTTTGGCGACAGAGCCCCCTCGCCAGTCTGGTGACAGGGGGTTACTCATACCAACTCCCCCAGTGATTCAATCAACCAACCCCCCATGGAGCAGTGTTTTGGCGACAGAGCTCCCTCGCCAGTCTGATGACAGGGGATTGCTCATACCAACCCCTCCAGAAATCCAACCAATCAGCCCCCCACAGAAGAGCAGTTTTTCGGCAACAGAGCCCCCCCTCACACCAACCCCCCCAGTGGTCCAACCAACCAATCCCCCAGAGAACAGTGTTTCACCCCCCTGCCCATCTGGTGACAGGGGGTTGTCCCTTGTACCAACCCCCCCAGTGGCCCAACCAACCAACTCTCCACCGAACAGTAACAATTTAACCATCGGGTTGCTCACAAAACTTAGGGATTCTATCACTAGCGCTGATATACACTTGAAGAAATCTTTGAACGACAAAATAGAACAGTTACTTCATAAAACGTAG
- the LOC135351125 gene encoding DNA-directed RNA polymerase II subunit RPB9-like produces the protein MDMPSLEVKNKGPGFVGIQFCQECNNMLYPREDKESKLLLYACRNCDYSQQATNNCIYVNKITHEVDEMTQIVADVAQDPTLPRTEDHACPKCDHKEAVFFQSQSRKAEDEMKLYYVCTAEGCGERWTE, from the exons ATGGATATGCCCAGCCTTGAGGTAAAGAACAAGGGACCAGGATTTGTGGGAATACAGTTCTGTCAGGAATG CAACAACATGCTCTACCCGAGGGAGGACAAGGAGAGCAAGCTGCTACTCTATGCT TGTCGAAACTGCGACTATTCTCAGCAGGCCACCAACAACTGCATCTACGTCAACAAGATCACTCATGAAGTCGA TGAGATGACCCAGATAGTGGCTGATGTGGCGCAAGACCCCACCCTCCCTCGCACAGAAGACCATGCCTGTCCCAA GTGTGATCACAAAGAGGCAGTGTTCTTCCAATCTCAGTCAAGGAAAGCAGAG GACGAGATGAAGCTGTACTATGTGTGCACTGCAGAGGGCTGTGGAGAGAGGTGGACTGAATGA
- the LOC135351109 gene encoding RNA binding protein fox-1 homolog 3-like isoform X2, giving the protein MAANVIPGLDGQTAQSGETNDTDSYLYAHNSNTESQEPSKEGGIYGAPGDQYQRPTETSTYSSTHTEPPPQNSISYKETDTPTVSTSTGDVGYSGSGSYAEDPSYGTKTSESYPATSVYGGGTSYTDSGSYSYNTHTTTTANSLPGTQYSTTTAESTGPSTNPPISGTPKRLHVTNIPFRFREPELRQLFEGYGDLVHAEIIFNSRGSKGFGFVTFSNEADALKAKVHVSGTFVDGRKVEVNEATPRTGGGVGVGGSGGGRGRGGSPRPWSDRRGGGVPSGRGYSGGRGAPQSYGQPYGYGQSYPNYPNYNYGNYPPPPQTHQSGPPPTWSQGGMNQGSSGYGSDYQSNYSPQHYRQSHDYRYAPY; this is encoded by the exons ATGGCGGCGAATGTGATACCAGGTTTAGACGGGCAGACTGCACAGTCTGGAGAGACTAACGACACAGACAGTTATTTATACGCGCACAACTCCAACACTGAGTCTCAAGAGCCATCAAAAGAG ggtgGTATATATGGTGCCCCAGGAGATCAGTACCAGCGACCCACTGAGACGTCCACCTACTCCTCCACACATACGGAGCCCCCTCCTCAGAACTCTATTAGCTACAAAGAAACAGACACTCCCACTGTTTCAACAAGCACTGGTGATGTTGGCTACTCTGGCAGTGGATCGTATGCTGAAGATCCTTCGTATGGTACAAAAACCAGTGAATCTTACCCAGCAACATCAGTGTACGGAGGAGGAACGTCATATACTGACAGTGGATCGTACAGctataacacacacactaccactACGGCCAACTCTCTACCTGGTACTCAATACTCTACCACTACTGCAGAGTCAACAGGGCCCTCTACTAACCCTCCCATCTCAGGCACACCCAAGAGATTGCATGTCACTAATATTCCATTCCGATTCCGAGAGCCAGAGCTTCGTCAGTTATTTGAA GGTTATGGTGACCTAGTACATGCTGAGATCATCTTTAACTCCCGAGGATCAAAGGGTTTTGGATTTGTGACATTTTCCAACGAAGCAGATGCTTTAAAAGCCAAAGTTCATGTCTCAGGCACTTTTGTGGATGGACGGAAAGTTGAG GTTAACGAGGCCACCCCTCGTACTGGTGGAGGTGTTGGGGTCGGTGGTAGTGGTGGTGGAAGGGGGCGTGGCGGATCCCCCAGGCCGTGGTCTGATAGGAGAGGAGGGGGAGTCCCCTCTGGACGAGGCTACAGTGGAGGCAGAGGGGCCCCACAAAGTTATGGACAGCCATATGG GTATGGGCAAAGCTATCCAAACTACCCTAACTATAACTATGGCAATTATCCCCCTCCTCCCCAAACACATCAATCAGG CCCCCCTCCCACTTGGAGCCAGGGTGGAATGAATCAAGGCAGCAGTGGTTATGGATCAGATTATCAAAGCAACTACTCA CCCCAGCACTACAGACAGTCTCATGATTACCGTTATGCACCCTACTAG
- the LOC135351128 gene encoding uncharacterized protein LOC135351128 has translation MSQRGSSNRGDSRGGYRDSRSDRDSGRSRGGYSNDRHDRNGYSNGYSSGGYNDKRSSYDKLDRLNDYTSSKKRWDLSRLPKFEKDFYKESSIVASRSDGEISSFRKMKEMLVKGQNVPKPVSTFDEAGFPKHVLEALYSQGFKEPTPIQAQGWPMALSGRDFVGIAQTGSGKTLGYILPGVIHLSHQPKLSRGDGPIVLVLAPTRELAQQVQTVVDTFGRACRVTSTCVYGGAPKGPQIRALQEGIDICIATPGRLIDFLETGKINLRRCTYLVLDEADRMLDMGFEPQIRKIVDLIRPDRQTLMWSATWPKEVQGLAEDFLVDYIQVNIGSMELCANHNITQIIEVCEDWEKEGKMGKLLEGIMSTTENKTIIFVETKRRVDEITRKLRRDGWPAICIHGDKEQRERDWVLAEFRSGKSPILLATDVASRGLDVSDIKFVINFDFPNNTEDYVHRIGRTARAKKTGTAYTFFTKNNAKQAKDLIEIIKEAGQAPPPKLYDMMGLAKQLMHFKQRQRYSRGGRGNDRISGGNYGKGSFGGNKGSSSYGSSSSSNQYGGASNQSSSYNSSSYGSNGYSSYSQPASSGSYNTSGGYAQPTSSTGYSTTTQQPATNYSNPPTANYNTGNSTGGILPIPGATTTSTYTAPVANYGSAPAYPAVQGPAYQSYQPQGTYAAPSSGYYMPPPPPPTGPVAQPPPPPPPQ, from the exons ATGTCCCAAAGAGGTTCTAGCAATCGTGGTGACAGTCGTGGTGGCTACAGAGACAGCCGCAGCGATCGAGACAGTGGCCGTTCTAGAGGCGGATACAGTAATGACAGACACGACCGGAACGGCTACTCGAATGGCTACAGCAGTGGAGGCTACAACGACAAGAGATCCAGCTACGACAAACTAGA CCGATTGAATGACTACACATCAAGTAAGAAGAGGTGGGATCTCTCGCGCCTGCCCAAGTTTGAGAAGGATTTCTACAAAGAGAGCTCAATAGTGGCCAGTCGCAGTGAT GGTGAGATCAGCAGCTTCCGTAAAATGAAGGAAATGCTTGTGAAGGGTCAGAATGTACCAAAGCCTGTATCCACCTTTGACGAAGCTGGTTTCCCGAAGCACGTACTGGAAGCATTGTACAGTCAAGGGTTCAAAGAGCCCACCCCCATCCAAGCTCAGGGCTGGCCAATGGCACTCAGTGGTCGAGACTTTGTGGGCATTGCACAAACAGGCTCTGGGAAGACACTAGGG TATATCCTACCGGGAGTGATTCATCTGTCCCACCAGCCAAAGCTCTCGAGGGGAGATGGCCCAATC gtcCTAGTGTTGGCCCCCACAAGAGAACTAGCTCAGCAAGTTCAAACAGTAGTGGACACGTTTGGACGAGCCTGTCGGGTCACCAGCACCTGTGTGTATGGGGGCGCTCCCAAGGGGCCGCAGATACGAGCTCTTCAAGAAGGTATCGACATCTGTATCGCTACACCGGGTAGACTGATTGACTTCCTCGAGACTGGCAAGATCAATCTTCGTCGGTGCACATACCTGGTTCTAGATGAAGCTGACAGGATGTTGGACATGGGCTTTGAACCACAGATTCGTAAGATAGTAGACCTCATTCGTCCTGACAGACAAACACTCATGTGGAGTGCCACCTGGCCCAAGGAAGTGCAAG GTCTTGCCGAGGATTTCCTTGTGGATTATATTCAAGTCAACATTGGTAGCATGGAGCTGTGTGCCAACCACAACATCACTCAGATCATCGAGGTGTGTGAAGATTGGGAGAAGGAGGGGAAGATGGGCAAGCTACTCGAGGGCATCATGAGCACCACTGAGAACAAAACCATCATCTTTGTAGAGACTAAGCGACGAGTGGATGAGATCACGAGGAAACTGAGACGTgatgg TTGGCCGGCTATCTGTATCCATGGTGACAAGGAACAGCGAGAGAGAGACTGGGTGCTTGCTG agttcaGGTCAGGCAAGAGCCCCATCCTGTTGGCCACTGATGTTGCCTCAAGGGGATTAG ATGTGTCTGACATAAAGTTTGTCATCAACTTTGACTTCCCCAACAACACCGAAGACTATGTCCATCGTATTGGTCGTACGGCTCGTGCCAAGAAGACTGGTACTGCCTACACTTTCTTTACTAAGAACAATGCTAAACAAGCCAAGGACCTCATTGAGATCATTAAGGAGGCTGGCCAAGCCCCACCTCCTAAACTGTACGATATGATGGGCCTGGCCAAACAACTCATGCACTTCAAAC AGCGTCAGCGTTATAGTCGTGGTGGTCGTGGTAACGATCGAATCAGTGGTGGTAACTATGGAAAAGGCAGctttggaggcaacaaaggtTCTAGCTCGTATGGAAGCTCGTCGTCTAGCAACCAATACGGTGGAGCCTCTAATCAGTCCAGCTCATACAATAGTAGCAGCTATGGCTCCAATGGCTACTCCAGCTACTCGCAACCAGCCTCGTCAGGGAGCTACAATACTAGTGGAGGGTATGCTCAACCCACCAGCTCTACTGGCTACTCTACCACAACACAGCAGCCAGCTACCAACTATTCCAACCCCCCTACTGCTAACTACAACACTGGCAATTCCACTGGTGGCATTCTCCCTATCCCGGGAGCTACGACAACCTCCACTTACACAGCCCCTGTTGCTAATTACGGCTCTGCTCCAGCTTATCCTGCTGTCCAAGGTCCTGCCTATCAAAGCTATCAGCCGCAAGGGACGTATGCTGCCCCCTCGTCTGGATACTACATGCCGCCCCCTCCACCTCCCACGGGTCCTGTAGCTCAAccaccgccccctccaccTCCACAGTAG
- the LOC135351109 gene encoding RNA binding protein fox-1 homolog 3-like isoform X1, whose protein sequence is MAANVIPGLDGQTAQSGETNDTDSYLYAHNSNTESQEPSKEGGIYGAPGDQYQRPTETSTYSSTHTEPPPQNSISYKETDTPTVSTSTGDVGYSGSGSYAEDPSYGTKTSESYPATSVYGGGTSYTDSGSYSYNTHTTTTANSLPGTQYSTTTAESTGPSTNPPISGTPKRLHVTNIPFRFREPELRQLFEGYGDLVHAEIIFNSRGSKGFGFVTFSNEADALKAKVHVSGTFVDGRKVEVNEATPRTGGGVGVGGSGGGRGRGGSPRPWSDRRGGGVPSGRGYSGGRGAPQSYGQPYGYGQSYPNYPNYNYGNYPPPPQTHQSGPPPTWSQGGMNQGSSGYGSDYQSNYSQPQHYRQSHDYRYAPY, encoded by the exons ATGGCGGCGAATGTGATACCAGGTTTAGACGGGCAGACTGCACAGTCTGGAGAGACTAACGACACAGACAGTTATTTATACGCGCACAACTCCAACACTGAGTCTCAAGAGCCATCAAAAGAG ggtgGTATATATGGTGCCCCAGGAGATCAGTACCAGCGACCCACTGAGACGTCCACCTACTCCTCCACACATACGGAGCCCCCTCCTCAGAACTCTATTAGCTACAAAGAAACAGACACTCCCACTGTTTCAACAAGCACTGGTGATGTTGGCTACTCTGGCAGTGGATCGTATGCTGAAGATCCTTCGTATGGTACAAAAACCAGTGAATCTTACCCAGCAACATCAGTGTACGGAGGAGGAACGTCATATACTGACAGTGGATCGTACAGctataacacacacactaccactACGGCCAACTCTCTACCTGGTACTCAATACTCTACCACTACTGCAGAGTCAACAGGGCCCTCTACTAACCCTCCCATCTCAGGCACACCCAAGAGATTGCATGTCACTAATATTCCATTCCGATTCCGAGAGCCAGAGCTTCGTCAGTTATTTGAA GGTTATGGTGACCTAGTACATGCTGAGATCATCTTTAACTCCCGAGGATCAAAGGGTTTTGGATTTGTGACATTTTCCAACGAAGCAGATGCTTTAAAAGCCAAAGTTCATGTCTCAGGCACTTTTGTGGATGGACGGAAAGTTGAG GTTAACGAGGCCACCCCTCGTACTGGTGGAGGTGTTGGGGTCGGTGGTAGTGGTGGTGGAAGGGGGCGTGGCGGATCCCCCAGGCCGTGGTCTGATAGGAGAGGAGGGGGAGTCCCCTCTGGACGAGGCTACAGTGGAGGCAGAGGGGCCCCACAAAGTTATGGACAGCCATATGG GTATGGGCAAAGCTATCCAAACTACCCTAACTATAACTATGGCAATTATCCCCCTCCTCCCCAAACACATCAATCAGG CCCCCCTCCCACTTGGAGCCAGGGTGGAATGAATCAAGGCAGCAGTGGTTATGGATCAGATTATCAAAGCAACTACTCA CAGCCCCAGCACTACAGACAGTCTCATGATTACCGTTATGCACCCTACTAG